A genomic region of Rhipicephalus sanguineus isolate Rsan-2018 chromosome 1, BIME_Rsan_1.4, whole genome shotgun sequence contains the following coding sequences:
- the LOC119400246 gene encoding uncharacterized protein LOC119400246, with the protein METSVVTSERDPLLPNEPCVASMATPPRSLGKKKSGHILNSDSRNMLFHCYTYWRNREPERSVEDTSKFVADMLGVGERTVFRIGFRHETRSRNSLLIDRDDTTDWRNCYLRDVERYRAEDRKIYLDETWVTAGHTRSIVCTDTVVQKRGRLFARANGLTTGLKQPSGKGQRLILTHVGSEDGFIDGCLDVFRGQKTSDYHEEMDDNAPYHSRREEKLPTTAWKKEEIQEWLTSKNITYGKRMIKKQLLDLIASVKSRFLSYIVDNTAVKAGCIVLWLPPYHCEFNAIEPVWAKVKNGVAPYNRDLQLSTVDAILSDKIKQVMAEDWRKSIPHVMDFEARFRLYTSGSEHIQPIIIQLGEDDTEESDDDCELSGIEPLDEA; encoded by the exons ATGGAGACCAGTGTGGTCACATCGGAACGCGATCCTTTGCTGCCGAACGAGCCTTGTGTCGCCTCGATGGCCACACCACCAAGAAGCCTCGGCAAGAAGAAGAGCGGCCACATCCTGAACAGCGATTCACGCAACATGCTCTTCCACTGCTACACGTACTGGCGCAACAGGGAGCCTGAACGCAGCGTGGAGGACACGAGCAAGTTTGTCGCCGACATGCTCGGTGTCGGCGAAAGGACTGTGTTCAGG ATCGGCTTCAGGCATGAAACGAGAAGCCGCAACTCGCTGCTTATCGACCGGGATGACACCACCGATTGGCGCAATTGCTACCTCCGTGACGTGGAGCGTTATCGGGCGGAAGACCGAAAGATCTACCTGGACGAGACATGGGTGACGGCGGGACACACTCGGTCGATCGTGTGCACAGACACCGTGGTGCAGAAGCGTGGACGCCTGTTCGCTCGAGCAAATGGCCTGACGACGGGTCTAAAACAACCTTCTGGGAAAGGTCAGCGCCTGATCCTGACGCACGTCGGCAGTGAGGATGGCTTCATCGACGGCTGCTTAGATGTATTCCGAGGCCAAAAGACCAGCGACTACCACGAGGaaatggacg ACAATGCACCTTACCATAGCCGGCGAGAAGAGAAATTGCCGACGACGGCCTGGAAGAAGGAAGAGATACAGGAGTGGCTCACAAGCAAGAACATCACCTACGGTAAAAGGATGATAAAGAAGCAGCTGCTTGACCTGATCGCATCTGTAAAGTCACGCTTTCTGAGCTACATCGTAGACAACACAGCTGTAAAGGCCGGTTGCATTGTACTCTGGCTCCCTCCGTACCACTGCGAATTTAATGCCATTGAGCCTGTGTGGGCCAAGGTCAAAAATGGCGTAGCTCCGTACAACAGAGACCTCCAGCTGTCCACGGTGGACGCCATCTTGAGCGATAAAATCAAGCAGGTAATGGCGGAAGACTGGAGGAAGAGCATTCCCCACGTGATGGACTTCGAGGCAAGGTTCAGACTGTACACGTCTGGGAGTGAGCACattcaacccatcatcatccagCTGGGCGAAGATGACACTGAAGAAAGCGACGACGACTGCGAGCTGTCTGGCATTGAGCCACTCGACGAAGCATAG